The genomic stretch TAATCAAATTGAGTGCTTCTGCCCCAGATGTTAAAAAGCTCCCAATTCAGTGCAGGACAGTAAGGAGCTGGAGTGAGTTTTGCTGGTGACTTGTCTTttccaatggagaaggcaatggcaccccactccagtactcttgcctggaaaatcccatggacggaggaacctgataggctgcagtccatgaggtcgctaagagtcagacatgactgagcgacttcactttgacttttcactttcatgcaaagCATGTGTTGTGGAATTGGGTCTTTAGGGCTGCCGTTTCCGGTACAAACTCTTGGCCTCTATTTTCTCTTGCAGTCTGCTGTCTGGTTTGGATCTGGTCAGATGAACTGTGTCTCCTGGCTAGCTGACAACCCACAGGAGGTAAGCCTATAAAATGGCACAGGCCATGGTTGTTCATGTGAGGAGGACCACCTGGCAAAGATGGGTGGTTCCCATGTGGAATTCTGTTGAGCAGTGCTCTGGGGCAGGGACTGACCAAACTTCTTTAGCACTCGAGGCACTTGTCTGAATTTCTCGGGATGAAAATCATTTCCAGCCGGTCTCTGGTCTCGTCTGGATGCAAGGATAAGTCATTTTTCTTCTGCATCTTCTCAACACACCGACCTTGCAAAGTCTGCACGTGGAAGCGTCTCAGAAGGGTGACCAGGATGACCTTCATCATCACCATGGCGATGTACTTTCCCGCACAGGCCCGGGGCCCAAAGCCAAATGGCTGAAAGTACCTGTAAGGAACCTGGGAAAGAGATCAGACATTAGCCAGAGTAGTAAAGGCGAGAGTCATGCATCTCCATTTGATTCACCCTGAAACCAGTCAGTCAGCATGCTCGGCTTTAGCGATTTAGCCGTACTGCTTCTTCACAGACAGGAGTGACTATGACTCAGATAAGACTTTCTCCTTCCAGTTTGATTCACGCTTTGTGATACAGACACAACCTCAACAATCCTCAGTGACGTTTTCATGCAAAGTACTCGGCTAGCTCTGTGGGAAGGCCACATCTTTACTGCTGTCCTGCCAGTCACTGAGGCAAAGACTGTTGTTGTGCCAGGCCATATAACCTGATGACAAGGACAAATTTAGGCAAAAGTGTGGATTCCTGTCCTTTTAATGCCAAGAATCTAAATATTTTTtgatatacaaatatttaaaggGACACACCTCTCTGTCTTGTCCCCATTTGGATTCTGGCACCTAATAGATGCTTAGTTATTTTAGACCAATTGGCAACATGGCATGGGTTGCTTATATAGAAGCAGAACGAATTAGAGAACTGGTTTAACTTAGATCATATCTCTTCCCCATATGGCAATGGAAAAGGGGGCACAGAGGGAACTATATGGataattcagattttttaaaaaattgcctagAATTTGATATAACAGAGGCAGAATCTCTAGTACACCTCAATTAAAGAACAAGGTGGGAGTTCTTCTAATTACCAAGTCCTGTTTAGAATAGAGACTAGTACTTGTGAGGCCATTTGAAGAACCAAAGGCAGACTGCAAGAAACAAATCACTTCTTCTCATTTATTTCCATCTAATCATCACTGATGATGCTTCAGCTGAATCTACATGATGGCAATGTGATAAGTTTAAATGGAAAAGTGGGTTGGTTAAACAAACTTCATCTCATTTTAGGCAAATTAAGGGCCTGAATTGTTCACACTTTGATCTCTCGTGTGCCCTCCATGAAGACATTTCCAAGAGCTGGAGAGCCAGCCTTCTTGGCTTGAGGACAGAACTGATGGGCATGTTCTAGCCAGGGGAAATGTGTTCTCTCCTGGTGAGGCTGGAGGGAATGAGTAAATAGAATTAAATGTACAAATATAGAAACAGAGGGGATTTAACAGTTGATGCTTTCAAGGGTGGCACACTCAGTTTTAAGGAAGGACTCTTACATTCTTGGCAAAGTTTTCAGGAGTAAATTCATTAGGCTTTGGGAAAAACTCAAGTCTGTGCATTCTTCCAAGATTCAGGATAATGTTAGTCCCCCTTTTCACTGGGTAGCCATCAGTGACATCATCCTCTAAGGCTTTGCACATGAGTAGGTCCATGACAGGCTGGTATTGCATGCTTTCATTAATAAATTTTTCTACCACAGTTAGCTTTTGAATATCAtcactcttcatttttctttcacctGTGGAAGCAGACAAAAAGGACAAAGAAGGTCATGCTAATTTCAGTGTTGTTATAGGTcagtttgaaaatatatatatatatataattataatatattaatatgctATGGTCCACCAAGTCTTATGAAAAGTCAGATTTAAAGTCAATTATCTTAACATCTGAGGGATGTCATTGAGACATCTGGACTTGTGGAAAAATAAGGCCAGGTGACATTGGACCCACATCTCCTCATGGCAGCCATTGGCTGAAGCTGAATGGCTGAAGAGCTCTACAGAGAAACTCCTCTCTGAAGCATCATACAGACCTACCCAGTCTGCTTCAAACATTTATCAGCTACCTCTGTGGTTCTTGAGTTTGGTCCCCTACTCTCAATTCTGGAAGACGTTAATTCTTTAGTCAAAGAGAGATGGTGAGTTTAATCATGTTCAAGGAAATGTTCTTTTCTGGTATCCTGTGCAGTCATCTGTCAGAAAATATCTCTGATTGTCCCTCCTCCCCATCTTATTAAGGACAACCTGATGCGACAGAGTGGCAAAAACCCTGTCTCTCCACCACACAAAAAGGGGTCCTCAGATCAGTCCCAGGTGAGCTGGGAATTGGTGGACTCCTCCACAGTCTCAGATTGTTTGGCTCCATACTGGTCAGAGAGGCTCAATTTATCTTCAGAATTGGCAAAACTTTAAAGCATTCTCAAATGGGATATCACTTCTGCAGAATGAAAATCAACCCAGGGTCCCGAGGCAGCTCTGCTTTTGTACAGCTACTCTATTCAGGAGAAGTCTCACTTGATCAGAGAACTCTACCCAACCCAGCCCCTCAATAGTGACTCCCCCTGGGGAATGGGAACAAGAGTGTAGATAAGAGTAGGAGGGATCAAGGGACATTACATTCCACTTTATAAATCTCTCcattatttgatttcttttcaacCAGCATGTGTTTTTCTTATATCAGAAAAACATTGATACCTGTCTGGCATAATGAAAATATGATACAATGACTTGCTTCATTATTCTCTGGGTGGCTTCTAGAAAGGTTTTGACATAAGATTATTAGGAGACAGAAACTGATATTCAGAAGGAATTGGTTTCTAATCTCTATTATCTGTTTGATGAATTCTTAACAACAACAGTCTGGATTCCCTTCATTACTGCCTCTTCAACCTGGGGATGTGTTGCAATGAGAAACAGCACGAAGAACACAGAGACAGGCATAGTGTCTGGTGCTGTGATTATCATTTCCAGTATGCACTGGTTTACATTCTGTCACGTCAGTTCACCACGTTTCTGAACAATGGAAAGGGCGAGACATAttgggaaagtgaaagaaaggtcAGAACAGGAAGCAAAGTGGCACTCAAAGATCAATCACCTCAATAAAATGAAGTCATAGGGATTATGTGTCGTTTGGATTGATGATAGACTTCTGCATTAACAACCTTCAGTCTAAAGCTGAACAATTTAACCaaagatttctgtgtgtttattgtCTTTGGACTCCTTGGTTTTCATATTTTGTGTTGTGCAAACACAGATGTTTCAGACTTAAAGTCTTACCTGATTGTCCAGTAGTAGACTATTGGATTGGACATGATAGATACTGGAACAGATACTCAAGAGCAAAAACATGCAACAATTAATAGGGAAATAGTAACACACATATATTGTGAGGGATTATGGCTGGTGTAGGTCTGTACCTCAGCCAGAATCAACTCAGTGGCAAAATCCATAGAGTCTTCCAGTTTCTCTGCTAtgaaaataatgtctttttttttttctattagaatttctatttcatctttcaaatctttgctgGAAAAATCACAGGAAATATTACCTACTTGTACACAGATAAGACATCTAGATAAACAAATTCAATTGCCATTTAAAATTTGCTTAATTGAAGTCATTAGTGTTTATGAATAACTGAGTTTATACTTAATTCTTTACAAATATCCttaaattatatatgttatatcaAGTTAAGGAACCAGAGTTAGCCAATATATCTCAGCACTGCTAGTAAAATCAAGATTGTAATGTGTGGTTAAGGGTTGAAAACTGGTACCAAAATGCTAAATCCAATTATGTTTTCTGATATTTGATTGGGCCAGCACTGTGCTTAAATTAAACATCAGATCCCAAAGCTAGTGAATGCCATTGGTAGGAGCATGCATACCCCAGTCTGCCATAGGCACTTCCATTTTCTTTATCTCATATCCACTTAGGCCACTTTTATCTGCATAACCCCAAAGATGATTAAATGTGAGGTTcctcttctacacaggaattatTCCTCTTGATATTTATCTCACACCTTGAAGTTTCTGCCTCAACTATTCTGACtaaatagttgttgaatgaatgactagTTACATCAATAGGCTTCTGCATTTTGAGTGTGTGGTGGATGGTGAAACACCTTGGAGAAGAGTCAAGGTTCTGGCCCAGGTTGTTGTCCTTCCACATAACCTACTTTTAGTCTCTGAGGTGTATGTCTCTTTTAAAGTGAAGAGATCAGACTAGATAAACATTAAGGCCATCTTGAGATCTCTATTCTGCTAGTCTTGTCTTTAAGTATATGCATTCATGTATAATTGTATTGTTCCCCAGTTTCAGGGAATACTATTCTGTACTAGGTTAAATGTACAATAAATCTTTCTTTCAAATTCTTGTTGACATGTTTGCCTACACATTTAAACACTCAATTGACCTAAGTAGCCTCTATGTTTACTCCAGTTTAGCAAAAGTAAGGGAATATTCTTTAATATTCttcctatttttaaagttttctccttttttttttttttggtttctcaggGAAGATGTTTAAATGTTGAGAGGTATTCTTCAGGAGAGTAATTTAATGTGTCATTCCAAATAAGGATGTTTACTATTGTATATGTCTGTGAGTATGCTTACAGGCACACATTCACACATCATTCCAAATATATAGCAGGGATATATTCACATTCATTTAGTCATCTACCCAGCcatttgttcagcaaatatttgttgagtgtttcCTATATTCACTCAGTGGTGGTCTAGAATGTTCATAACATTACTTACCTAAGCAGTGGTCCCCAAATGTCTGGGATGTACTGAAATGCCCTTAGACTTTGAATTCATAGAGAAAGTTTTGATAGAGTTGAATCCATTTCTAAGTATCTGCTTCCTCCCTATGTCAGAATCAGGGGCCTGTGAATATCCATTGGGATTCCTCCTATTCAGGTTAGAAGTTGCTCCTAATTAAATGTATGTATTAGAACTTGTATGTCATTAAAAACTAGGAAAATTGAGTTTAGTGATAGTTTTCGGAAAATACAAACTCTCTGACTTACAAACTTATAAGAATGCGTCTATTGGAACTCTGAATGTATTTTGTACAAGATAATTGTGGCTAGGTTCCTAGTCTAGGCCACAAACACCTTCAATGTATTCTGAGACTGAAAAAACCTTAcacttaacaaaataaaaagtacaaaatgaTACTTTTGTAATACTGGGAATTCAAAGAGGGAAAAATATGAAATTGGATATCTAGGGATGGAAGTAGATGTCCCAGAATCCtttccataaatatatatatttttaaagtgttggcATGATTAAGACAAgtactatatgatctcacttatatattggatcttaaaagaaaaagcaaaaatcccAAGCTATTTGTTAAAAGAAGAGATTGGTGATTGCCATGGATGCTGCCTGTAGTTTGGGTGTGAAATGGGTGAAAGGGGTCAAAGATACAAACTTCCTTTCAGTCATATGATTGATAGGTCATGggaatgtaatatacagcatggtgattacAATTAACATGCTGTTTGCatatttaaaagttgctaagagagtaaatcttaaaagtgcTCATTCAAGGAAAAATTTTATAACTATGTTTGGTGAAAGATGTTAACTAGATTGTGATGAATATTTCTCAGTATATTCATATATTGAATcattctgtatacctgaaagtaacataatgttatgtgtcaattatGCCCCAACAATAAAAGTATTGGTATTATTGAAAAGGCATGAGGGAATGAAGATTAAAAGATTTCCCTAGGCCTTTAGCGCTTTAGATCAGAGAAGATATTACCTAGTTCGCAAACTATTGGCAAATTTATATAGAGCGGGAATGTTGCTGAGCTAATTTCAAAGAAAACTGTTATACATTCTCATGCAGTAAGTTTCTATGGGCCTGCTGACCATAGTGAAGCTAAATTAATGTAGCTGTGGTTCAATATGATTTTTCAAACCACCACACAGTCTGACCACAGTGAAGAGATGAATCACTGACCTTCTTGATTCAAGTCACAGTAAGCTCTGGTTGAAGTAAAGAGAAGCGTTTAAAGGACCATGTGTCCAAATCATCCACCTGCTACTCATCGACCACTTGAGAACATGTAAGAGCAACATGAAACTGACTTTCTGGACACTAATATTATTGAATTTCAAAATGTGCAAACATGATGAAGTTAGCTCTTCAAGTTTAGGAACTTAAGGCACTGGAGAATTTAAGATACTCTGGACATCTGGGGAAGATATGAACAGAGGGATGGAGAGAGATAACATGTCTACTGCCTACTATGTGTCATGCTCTGAGTTGATTGCCCTACATAGAGGATCTAATTAACCTATATACCACCATGGAAAGTAGGCtataatttgttttaaagaacTTCCCAAGACCATTTGGTTACCAAGTGGTAGAGATAGGATACAAATCAGGTCTGTCTACTTCTAGATCCCCTGGGCTTTCCTCTGGTTGTTAGAAGTGGCTCATTTAGTGGCTGGCTAGTCGTACTCTTAAAACCCAGTAACTATCCAATAGGTCATTAGGCATCTGTACAGTCTTCTGCTAGGGTAATCTGAGACCAAAGCAAACCCAATAATGACAGTTTTAGGATCCCCCAAATATAAGatacataaacaaacaaataagacaTCTTATAAAAATTCATCATGAAAAAGTTTTGTGAGTACTGTCATTTCCTACAAGTTGAATTAAGTAAAATTCATTCAGAAGCAGCACAACAATAAAATgatttggttttcatttcttcagACATGCATAGATAATTCTGACAAATAATAATGATAGCTTTAGCCAACCCTTCTCTTCAACTCAAAACACACTTCAATGTTCTAGGTCCAGAGATGGGGCTCTCAGCCTCCGAGGTGAAAAGCACCCCTGGGCCAAAGGCTACCTTTTCCTCTGTGGTCTGGTCACACGGGCCTGAAGTGCTGTAAGAAGTGCTTCACCAGCATCTTAGTCAACAGATCTCTGTGGTTTTGGGGACAAGAAAACTTACAGAGGCCAGCAATAGCTAAGACCCAACACCAGTCAGTCTTATCAATAATTATTCTAAAATGTGGTACTTACACAGACTTCTCATGCTTCCTGCATAGCCGAGAAAGCTTAAAGATGTCTGGTTTGAGAAGGAGAGCTTGCCATGCATCAAAATAACCCTGGATTTTAACCATGAGAGTGCTTTCTGGAAAACCAGAAAAAGGTCAGAGCATGTGAGCAAAAATATGAGTCCAAGAAGGATACGCTGATGAGAGAAGATCCCTGTAGACTCTCCTAGCAACTTGGACTCTATGCAGGACAAGGTTCTGCTTTCAGTGGGTGTTTCAGCCACATGAATGTCATCAAACAAATCAACACTAATCTATCCTACTTGTTTATCAGAGATATTTATAGTTTTCAAGTTTGTGTTAGGGACACAGCTTAGAATTTCATATCCTTCTCCTAGACTGAGCCTTGAACACCTTCTGTTTTCCAGACcatggaaaataagaagtaattAAAACTGTTATGGCCTCAATTCTGGCACCTGGGATGGCAAAAagccttcccattctgttgtttatatTTCAATCCAGTGTGTAGAATTCATCTTGGAAACTTCAATGCCTTGTCCTGTGTCTTGTGCAGTCAGCTCATTAATGGGTATTTTTGAATTAAATTGAATACCAGGGAAAAGGTAACtacttattttttcagattatacgCATGGGAAGGGAAGAGACATAAGCAGATGCAGAATCTGTGGTTCATAGAAATGAAGTTTGCCCAACACCATACAGCCAGTGTGGCTGGCAGCCCCGAGGCTGCAGCCCAGTCCTATCTGACCTCACGGCCATGTCCTTTCCTATTGGTTCACTGGGTCCCTCAGGCCCACTGAGAGTTTAACAAGGACCTCGTGAGCAGGGGGAAATACATATAACGCTGTATGGATTATGCAGGTTCTTAGCCACACAGTCTGCATCCATAAGTTAACAGCTGTACAATGCATTTTACTTTACCCCTTCATGAATCAAGGCTAGTGGGGAACCAAGAAGAAGGGACTTCTAAAACAGGTAGCTGCCAATCCGTAGGAGAGATGTGTGTGGCAAGGAAAGTACCTTGAGAGTCCCTGTCTGAAAGGGGATCCAGGCAAGAGGCTGTGACTAAAGTCCTCAGAGCATATGGGGCTCCCATCCTGATGTCAGTCAGACAGGGGTCCTATGACTCTTGTAAGGAATAATAAAGAGCAGGGGAGAGGAGGTGAGGAGACTGGAGAATAAAAAGGGAGGGCTTTTCACTTGTTTGCTTGTCCAAATGTAGTTGATCAGGGAGTAGGTGTGTTAGCTCAGCTGGTGTGGGTGAGAATGAAAATCATGCCTTGTTCTTATGCCTGTGATGTTCTTCCCTCAGATCTGCAGGGGGTACAGGGCTACACTTCATCTGGGACTTTGTTCAGATGTCCATTCCAAATCAGAGGGTCAGAGGCCTTTCTGACCACCTTCCCTCTCCACAGTAGTCTCGGCCTCTCTCCAACCACCCCATTCACTGTATAGCCCTTTACCCTACTTTTTTTTCAAGGCACTTATTTTTGCCTAAAATATTACTAGATAGTTAACTTGTTTACTGTCCATATGTCCACTGGGATGTAAACTCTTTGAAGGCAAGGACTTTATCTACTTCACTACTCTAACCCCAGAACCTAAGCCTGCCATATAATaggcaatcaataaatattagttgaaaGAACATATGAATCAGTGAACACTGCTAGAAATCAAATCAGGAGAAATTACATTAAGCTGACAACAGCAGGATGGAATGAATCCACATGAttgatatttgttcttttgttggTTAGAGTTGCATATATgtgtttaatgattttttttctgtagtgtAGTGAGGAAAGCATCTTCTTAAGTGAAATATCTTTCCAGTGTTGTTACACTTGTTAAATCACAAACTTTATGTGAAACAACTTTTTATACTGctttcacatgctgctgctgctgctgctgctaagtcgcttcagtcgtgtccgactctgtgcgaccccatagacagcagcccaccaggctcctccgtccatgggattctccaggcaagagtactggagtggggtgccattgccttctccggctttcACATAGTAGATACTAATTTAATGATAGTTATCATCatttccagcagcagcagcagtacccttATCATCATATAGGTAGAGTCAAAGTTTTCATACTTAGTGACTTTGAGGGAGAGGTGTGTTTGTCCAtttatgtgttgtgtgtgtgtgtgtgcacgtgcatgtgtgtgtgtatggagagaTAGACTGTttctttgtgtatgtatgtgtatatacacatgtatatgtgtatgtgtgtgtgtatatatatctatattttggCCAAAAGAATGGCCAAAAGGTGTGTAATGGTTAAATACATAGGTTTAGTGATTAGATGTATTTATGACCAAATGAAATGATTGGAAACTTAAGTTTCTAATCTGAAACGTAATAGATATGTTTGGGTAGAATCATCCTATTTCCTAGAGCAATGAGGAGAGatacaaaagaaatagaaaatggccCCCACTATGGTTTTTTATGATCTTATAAGTGAGGAAGGTAGACATACCAAGAAAACACTTTAGGAATACTTGGAAAGATTTAAAGAAGAGCAGTGTACAAAAGAGTATATCTTTCCATGAGTTCATTATCCTTTTCATGCCCTGTTTAAAGGGCTGAATGTCAAGTCATGAGAATGAAAATTTCAGTACCATCCAAGGGGATCCCCAGGAAGAGCATGTTAGAGGTGTCCAGCATGATGCGCCACATGAGGGTCAACACATCCACATAGCCCAAGTCATTGCGGACCTCCTCCAACCTGTCCAGATGCTTGGTGATGGAATCAGCACAGGTGGTCACCATGCGCACCAGGCCAGGGCCGGACAAAGCTGAAGGGGACAACATCAGAGTGAGCTACCTCCAACTCCAGGGCACACAAGCAATCAGGGAATTTTGGCTTTTTATGTTTGGAGCTTAACTGACCACAGATTTTTATTAAATGAGTGgaaattttcatctttaaattttcttctataTTCTACTAATTGTCTAGTATCCAGTATCatgtttttttatcatttttatttttattttatttttttattttttttactttactttacaatactgtattggttttgccatacatcaacatgaatccaccgtgggtgtacacgtgttccccatcctgaacccccctcccacccccctccccataccatctctctgggtcatcccagtgcaccagccccaagcatcctgtatcctgcatcgaacctagactggcagtTCATTTCTTacttgatattatacatgtttcaatgccattctcccaaatcatcccaccctctccctctcccacagagtccaaaagactgttctatacatctgtgtctcttttgctgtctcgcatgcagggttatcgttatcatctttctaaattccatatatatatgttagtatactgtattggtatttttctttctggcttacttcactgtgtataatcggctccaatttcatctacctcattaaaactgattcaaatgtattctttttaatggctgagtaatactccattgtgtatatgtaccacagcttttttatctattcatctgctgatggacatctaggttgcttccatgtcctggctattataaacagtgctgtgatgaacattgaggtacacgtgtctctctcaattctggtttccttggtgtgtatgcccagcagtggaattgctgggtcattagGCAGTtcttcaacatagttctggaagttttggccacagcaatcagagcagaaaaagaaataaaaggaatccaaattggaaaagaagaagtaaaactctcactgtttgcagatgacatgaccctcatcatagaaaaacatagaaaaaacaagagacttccagaaaaacatctacttctgcttcattgactattctaaattctttgattgtgtggatcataacaaactgtggaaaattcttaaagagatgggaataccagaccatcttatctgcctcctgagaaatctgttcacaggtcaagaaacaacagtcaaaaccggacatggaacaacaaactggttccaaattgggaaaggaggatgtcaaggctgtatattgtcaccctgcttatttaacttctacgcagagtacatcatgcaaaataccaggctggaagaagcacaagctgaaagcaagattgccaggagaatataaaaaacctcaaatatgcagatgataccacccttatggcagaaagtgaagaggaactaaagagcctcttgat from Capra hircus breed San Clemente chromosome 10, ASM170441v1, whole genome shotgun sequence encodes the following:
- the LOC102172726 gene encoding LOW QUALITY PROTEIN: aromatase-like (The sequence of the model RefSeq protein was modified relative to this genomic sequence to represent the inferred CDS: substituted 2 bases at 2 genomic stop codons) — encoded protein: MVLEVLNPVQYDVTGMVAKGVTVASIAILRLTGFLLFVWNSKNTASIPGLSYFLGIGPLISYGRFLWMGIGSAXNYYNKMYGEFMIVWVCGEETLIISKSSSVFHVMKHNHYTSRFGSKLGLQFIGMHEKYIIFNNHPVIWKAVRTYFMKALSGPGLVRMVTTCADSITKHLDRLEEVRNDLGYVDVLTLMWRIMLDTSNMLFLGIPLDESTLMVKIQGYFDAWQALLLKPDIFKLSRLCRKHEKSVKDLKDEIEILIEKKKDIIFIAEKLEDSMDFATELILAEKRGELTXQNVNQCILEMIITAPDTMPVSVFFVLFLIATHPQVEEAVMKGIQTVVGERKMKSDDIQKLTVVEKFINESMQYQPVMDLLMCKALEDDVTDGYPVKRGTNIILNLGRMHRLEFFPKPNEFTPENFAKNVPYRYFQPFGFGPRACAGKYIAMVMMKVILVTLLRRFHVQTLQGRCVEKMQKKNDLSLHPDETRDRLEMIFIPRNSDKCLEC